A section of the Anabaena cylindrica PCC 7122 genome encodes:
- the pgmB gene encoding beta-phosphoglucomutase, translating to METKNDFTYTDWILNEIQFESEELNARETIFTIGNGYLGTRGTFEESHPLTLSATFIHGIYDAVPVVYTELANCPDWLPLVVIIDGERFRLDQGKILEYNRKLDLRQGLLSRSLRWRSPSGKTINITFERFASLADHHVLGQRCQLEAVDFHGLIEIQGSINGYPENKGFNHWEGLEQGKIDKGFWFHSRTRTSQIDIGMAARMTISGIDAALQVNTAPGYPSISATFLIEPHQTVTIEKIVTVFTSRDVEQPVAAAQEKLADLGDYITLRNANEQAWAEVWDKSDIVIEGDNKAAFAVRYNLFQLLIAAPRDNEKVSIPAKTLSGFGYHGHIFWDTEIFILPFFTFTQPVTARNLLSYRYHSLDGARRKASHYGYQGAMYAWESAVTGDEVTPRWALLSDFYAEDIRIWCRDREIHISAVIAYSVWYYWRVTGDDEWMRDYGAEIILDTAIFWESRVEFNSQAERYEIRGVIGADEYHELVHNNTFTNRLVQWHLEKACIIYDWLQRSFPERSAELAEKLQLTAKIRDNWQDIINKIWILYNPETELIEQCEGFFQLEDINLADYEPRQKSMQAILGIEGANKRQVLKQPDVLMLLYLMRESADFPYSEKILQVNWDYYAPRTDISYGSSLGPAIHAILAADLGKTQEAYERFMQAAMVDLEDRRGNTNEGIHGASAGGIWQAVVFGFGGIQFTDNQPVAHPHLPPGWTRLKFKLYCRGKWYEFDLRQELGTGEGRGYLAPTIRGIIFDLDGVLTNTAEYHYLAWQKLADEEGIPFNRQANEELRGISRRASLMLIIGDKRYSEVQIQEMMERKNDYYVESIQDITPKDLLPGAVSFLDDLRQAGLKIALGSASKNARVVIEKLGIADKIDAIADGYSVQKPKPAPDLFIFAAQQLGLPAKQCVVFEDAAAGVEAALAAGMWAVGIGPPERVGAAHIILPNLAGMTWEKLQGKFRDIALQKRKNSGVRSQESECL from the coding sequence TTATGACGCAGTTCCTGTTGTTTATACCGAACTAGCAAACTGTCCAGACTGGCTGCCATTGGTAGTGATAATTGATGGCGAACGCTTTCGCCTCGATCAAGGTAAAATATTGGAATACAATCGGAAACTTGATTTGCGTCAAGGACTTCTTAGCCGTTCTCTGCGTTGGCGTAGTCCCAGTGGAAAAACAATAAATATCACCTTTGAACGCTTTGCAAGTTTAGCGGATCATCATGTATTAGGGCAACGTTGCCAGCTAGAAGCAGTAGATTTTCACGGATTAATTGAAATACAAGGTAGTATCAACGGCTACCCCGAAAATAAAGGTTTCAATCACTGGGAAGGACTAGAGCAAGGGAAAATCGACAAAGGTTTCTGGTTCCACAGTCGTACCCGCACCTCCCAAATTGATATCGGTATGGCTGCGAGAATGACTATTTCAGGAATTGACGCGGCTCTACAAGTTAATACAGCACCTGGCTATCCTAGCATCAGTGCAACTTTTCTTATTGAACCACACCAGACAGTAACCATAGAGAAGATTGTCACAGTATTTACCTCGCGGGATGTTGAGCAACCAGTTGCAGCCGCACAGGAAAAACTCGCAGATTTAGGAGATTATATCACCTTACGTAATGCTAATGAACAAGCATGGGCAGAGGTTTGGGACAAAAGCGATATTGTGATTGAGGGAGATAACAAAGCCGCTTTTGCAGTGCGTTACAATTTATTCCAACTATTAATTGCTGCTCCCCGTGATAATGAAAAGGTGAGTATTCCCGCTAAAACCCTATCTGGATTTGGCTATCACGGACATATTTTTTGGGATACAGAAATTTTTATATTGCCATTTTTTACATTTACTCAACCCGTAACGGCGCGTAATTTACTTAGTTATCGTTATCATAGTTTAGATGGAGCGCGACGGAAAGCGTCTCATTATGGTTATCAGGGGGCTATGTATGCTTGGGAAAGTGCGGTTACAGGTGATGAGGTAACGCCTCGGTGGGCGCTACTAAGTGATTTTTATGCTGAAGATATACGGATTTGGTGCCGCGATCGCGAAATTCATATTAGTGCAGTTATCGCCTACTCAGTGTGGTACTATTGGCGAGTCACTGGGGACGACGAATGGATGAGAGATTATGGTGCAGAAATCATCCTCGATACGGCTATTTTTTGGGAAAGTCGAGTTGAATTTAATTCTCAAGCCGAACGTTATGAAATACGCGGTGTCATAGGTGCAGATGAATACCACGAGTTAGTACATAACAATACTTTTACTAACCGTTTAGTGCAATGGCATTTAGAAAAAGCTTGTATAATTTATGACTGGCTACAGCGTAGTTTCCCTGAACGTAGTGCAGAGTTAGCAGAAAAATTGCAACTTACCGCTAAAATCCGTGATAATTGGCAAGATATCATCAATAAAATCTGGATTCTCTACAACCCAGAAACGGAATTAATCGAGCAATGTGAGGGATTTTTCCAATTGGAGGATATTAATTTAGCAGACTATGAACCGCGCCAAAAATCAATGCAAGCTATTTTGGGGATTGAAGGAGCGAACAAACGCCAAGTCCTTAAACAACCAGATGTATTAATGTTGCTCTATCTCATGCGGGAATCTGCTGACTTCCCTTACAGCGAAAAGATATTACAGGTAAATTGGGACTATTACGCACCCCGCACAGATATTAGCTATGGTTCTTCTCTCGGACCCGCAATTCACGCCATTTTAGCCGCAGATTTAGGCAAAACCCAGGAAGCTTACGAACGCTTTATGCAAGCAGCAATGGTGGATTTGGAAGATAGACGTGGGAATACAAATGAAGGTATTCATGGTGCTAGTGCTGGGGGAATTTGGCAAGCTGTGGTTTTCGGCTTTGGTGGTATCCAGTTTACCGATAATCAACCCGTAGCTCATCCCCATTTACCTCCAGGTTGGACAAGGTTGAAGTTTAAATTATACTGCCGTGGGAAATGGTATGAATTTGATTTACGCCAGGAATTGGGGACTGGGGAAGGGCGGGGATACCTCGCCCCTACTATCCGAGGAATTATCTTCGATTTAGATGGTGTGTTAACTAATACCGCAGAATATCATTATTTAGCTTGGCAGAAATTAGCAGATGAGGAAGGTATACCTTTTAACCGTCAAGCTAATGAGGAGTTGCGGGGAATCTCCCGACGTGCTTCACTGATGTTGATTATTGGCGATAAACGGTATTCGGAAGTGCAAATTCAAGAGATGATGGAACGCAAAAACGACTATTATGTAGAGTCGATTCAAGACATCACACCCAAGGATTTGTTACCCGGTGCGGTTTCCTTTTTGGATGATTTACGTCAAGCTGGATTGAAGATAGCGCTTGGTTCAGCGAGTAAAAATGCCCGTGTAGTCATTGAGAAATTGGGAATTGCTGATAAGATTGATGCGATCGCAGATGGTTATAGTGTCCAAAAACCCAAACCCGCACCAGATTTATTTATCTTCGCAGCCCAGCAGTTAGGACTTCCAGCCAAACAATGTGTAGTTTTTGAAGACGCAGCCGCAGGTGTAGAAGCTGCTTTAGCCGCAGGTATGTGGGCTGTAGGAATAGGGCCACCGGAAAGAGTCGGGGCTGCTCACATCATTTTACCTAATTTAGCAGGTATGACATGGGAAAAGTTGCAAGGTAAATTTAGGGATATTGCTTTACAAAAACGTAAGAATTCAGGAGTCAGGAGTCAGGAGTCAGAATGCTTATGA